The Burkholderia cepacia ATCC 25416 genome includes a window with the following:
- a CDS encoding penicillin-binding protein 1A, which produces MHPFQPSSTRVNRRNVSSVRDFCARWVARAQPVAAAAVARVKPLAAVAWHHLRHPTRRGVLLAGAAVPALFVVYVVVLIPFTPGIGDIRKARVDQPAQVLSADGKLLAEFKPSNREWVPLKQISPHMVDALIATEDHRFYEHHGLDWKRTASAALHTFSGSRQGGSTITQQLARNLYPDEIGRAPTLTRKVKEAITALKIEAVYSKDQILETYLNTVPFLYNAYGVEMAARTYFDKSADELDVLDSATLVGMLKGNSYYNPVLNPERALQRRNTVLGQMVKYGKLSPAQFAQLQRRPLRIDFERQKEPPGPAPHFAQQLRKWLIAWADRNDYNIYADGLIVRTTIDSRLQQMATQALTLQGNQLQGIANNAWSGRDGCGTDNEVFRTFMRESPEYKAAQDAGKDDAAAMKLLAADRGFMRALCKTKTDVQAGFLAIDPRNGQIRAWVGSRDFTSEPFDHVAQARRQPGSTFKPFVYGVAFANGMKPDDTFIDQPVEIPLKGGEIWRPNDDVPPTGKPMTLRDAVALSRNRITAQVMEKVGPASVARLARDMGVRESPLERVPSLALGTSPVTLKEMVASYATVANGGLYVEPQMVTRIENRQGDVLAEYAPAPPERALDAETDKTLLSVMRDVVTRGTGGSIRTRFGIRGDVAGKTGTTQDNADGWFILMQPGLVAGAWVGFDDGRVTLRSDYWGQGAHSALPIVGDFFQRAQRARIVDTKAKFDTEPSPGWFASLRERVTDLFDTWFPPKPEKAPAPVRTQRVERAPEADTGTESAASAASAPEAASGGIVEEWVPASEVAASAAALSAGASQPQPAQPPAGTSTPGGGSSGLGAAPAAAPSAAPAQPPVPAAPDASGASQ; this is translated from the coding sequence ATGCACCCTTTTCAGCCGAGCTCCACCCGCGTGAATCGCCGAAACGTGTCGTCAGTGCGTGACTTCTGTGCCAGATGGGTCGCGCGCGCCCAACCCGTCGCGGCTGCCGCCGTCGCGCGGGTCAAGCCTCTCGCCGCCGTTGCGTGGCACCACCTGCGTCATCCGACGCGCCGCGGCGTGCTGCTCGCGGGCGCCGCCGTGCCGGCGCTGTTCGTGGTGTACGTGGTCGTGCTCATCCCGTTTACGCCGGGCATCGGCGACATCCGCAAGGCGCGTGTCGACCAGCCCGCGCAGGTGCTATCCGCCGACGGCAAGCTGCTGGCCGAATTCAAGCCGTCGAACCGGGAATGGGTGCCGCTCAAGCAGATCTCGCCGCACATGGTCGACGCACTGATCGCGACCGAGGATCACCGCTTCTACGAGCATCACGGCCTCGACTGGAAGCGCACGGCATCGGCCGCGCTCCATACGTTCTCGGGCAGCCGCCAGGGCGGCTCGACGATCACGCAGCAGCTCGCGCGCAACCTGTATCCGGACGAAATCGGCCGCGCGCCGACGCTCACGCGCAAGGTGAAGGAGGCGATCACCGCGCTGAAGATCGAGGCCGTCTACAGCAAGGACCAGATCCTCGAGACCTACCTGAACACGGTGCCGTTCCTGTACAACGCGTACGGCGTCGAGATGGCCGCGCGCACCTATTTCGACAAGTCCGCCGACGAGCTCGACGTGCTCGACAGCGCGACGCTCGTCGGGATGCTGAAGGGCAACAGCTACTACAACCCGGTGCTGAACCCCGAGCGCGCGCTGCAGCGGCGCAATACGGTGCTCGGCCAGATGGTGAAGTACGGCAAGCTGTCGCCCGCGCAGTTCGCGCAATTGCAGCGCCGGCCGTTGCGGATCGATTTCGAGCGCCAGAAGGAGCCGCCCGGGCCGGCGCCGCATTTCGCGCAGCAACTCCGCAAATGGCTGATCGCGTGGGCCGACCGCAACGACTACAACATCTACGCGGACGGGCTGATCGTGCGCACGACGATCGACTCGCGGCTGCAGCAGATGGCGACGCAGGCGCTCACGCTGCAGGGCAACCAGTTGCAGGGCATCGCGAACAACGCGTGGAGCGGCCGCGACGGCTGCGGCACCGACAACGAGGTATTCCGCACCTTCATGCGCGAGTCGCCCGAGTACAAGGCCGCGCAGGACGCCGGCAAGGACGACGCGGCCGCGATGAAGCTGCTCGCGGCCGACCGCGGCTTCATGCGTGCGCTGTGCAAGACCAAGACCGACGTGCAGGCCGGCTTCCTCGCGATCGACCCGCGCAACGGGCAGATCCGCGCGTGGGTCGGCAGCCGCGACTTCACCAGCGAGCCGTTCGACCACGTCGCGCAGGCGCGGCGCCAGCCGGGCTCGACGTTCAAGCCGTTCGTCTATGGCGTCGCGTTCGCGAACGGGATGAAACCGGACGACACGTTCATCGACCAGCCGGTCGAGATCCCGTTGAAGGGCGGCGAGATCTGGCGGCCGAACGACGACGTGCCGCCGACGGGCAAGCCGATGACGCTGCGCGACGCGGTCGCGCTGTCGCGCAACCGGATCACCGCGCAGGTGATGGAGAAGGTCGGGCCGGCCTCCGTCGCCAGGCTCGCGCGCGACATGGGCGTGCGGGAAAGCCCGCTCGAACGCGTGCCGTCGCTCGCGCTCGGCACGAGCCCGGTCACGCTGAAGGAAATGGTCGCGTCGTACGCGACGGTCGCGAACGGCGGGCTGTATGTCGAACCGCAGATGGTGACGCGCATCGAGAACCGCCAGGGCGACGTGCTCGCCGAGTACGCGCCTGCGCCGCCCGAGCGCGCGCTCGACGCCGAAACCGACAAGACGCTGCTCAGCGTGATGCGCGACGTCGTGACGCGGGGCACGGGCGGCAGCATCCGCACGCGCTTCGGGATTCGCGGCGACGTGGCCGGCAAGACGGGCACGACGCAGGACAACGCGGACGGCTGGTTCATCCTGATGCAGCCCGGCCTCGTTGCCGGCGCGTGGGTCGGTTTCGACGACGGCCGCGTGACGTTGCGCAGCGATTACTGGGGGCAGGGCGCGCACAGCGCGCTGCCGATCGTCGGCGATTTCTTCCAGCGTGCGCAGCGCGCCCGGATCGTCGACACGAAGGCGAAATTCGATACCGAGCCGTCGCCGGGCTGGTTCGCGTCGCTGCGCGAGCGCGTGACGGACCTGTTCGACACATGGTTCCCGCCCAAGCCTGAGAAGGCTCCCGCGCCGGTCAGGACGCAGCGGGTGGAGCGCGCGCCCGAGGCTGACACCGGCACGGAATCGGCCGCCTCGGCCGCCTCCGCGCCGGAAGCGGCATCGGGTGGCATCGTCGAGGAATGGGTACCGGCGTCCGAAGTGGCCGCGTCGGCTGCCGCGCTGTCGGCCG